The Verrucomicrobiota bacterium JB022 genome includes a region encoding these proteins:
- the rsmA gene encoding 16S rRNA (adenine(1518)-N(6)/adenine(1519)-N(6))-dimethyltransferase RsmA, producing MPSLDADLPLTPSRTRALLEQLGHLPRKPLGQNFLIDGNIVRKSLAMAQIGAGDTVVEVGPGLGTLTRALLAAGCEVHAVELDTRLAAHLRDTLGENAPEPVPTFHLKEGDAVDFPLGHLTLQPEQDYKIVANLPYAITSPWLDEVMQQPGRPSRLVLMMQKEAADRLTAPCGHKHYSAITIFLQSAYREFGRHAVSRQCFYPVPGVDSVLLGLERLPEPRYFTEAARHAIRQIFTQRRKQIGALVRGEAALEAWLATAAASHGVKSTDRPEVIPLPAWQLLAELA from the coding sequence ATGCCGTCCCTCGACGCCGATTTGCCGCTCACGCCCTCCCGCACCCGCGCCCTGCTGGAACAGCTAGGCCACCTGCCCCGCAAGCCGCTGGGCCAGAACTTCCTCATCGACGGCAACATCGTGCGCAAGTCCCTCGCTATGGCGCAAATTGGCGCTGGCGATACCGTCGTGGAGGTCGGCCCCGGGCTCGGCACCCTCACCCGCGCGCTGCTCGCCGCCGGTTGCGAAGTCCACGCGGTGGAGCTGGACACCCGCCTCGCCGCCCACCTGCGCGATACCCTGGGCGAAAACGCCCCCGAGCCGGTGCCCACCTTCCACCTCAAGGAAGGCGACGCGGTCGACTTCCCGCTCGGCCACCTCACGCTCCAGCCCGAGCAGGATTACAAGATCGTGGCCAACCTGCCCTACGCCATTACCAGCCCCTGGCTCGACGAAGTGATGCAGCAGCCCGGCCGCCCCTCCCGCCTCGTGCTGATGATGCAAAAGGAAGCCGCCGACCGCCTCACCGCCCCCTGCGGCCACAAGCACTATAGCGCGATCACCATCTTTCTGCAGAGCGCCTACCGCGAATTCGGCCGCCACGCCGTCTCGCGCCAGTGCTTCTACCCTGTACCCGGCGTCGACTCCGTGCTGCTCGGCCTCGAACGCCTGCCCGAGCCCCGCTATTTCACTGAAGCCGCCCGGCACGCCATCCGCCAGATCTTCACCCAGCGCCGCAAACAGATCGGCGCACTGGTGCGGGGCGAGGCCGCCCTCGAAGCCTGGCTCGCCACCGCCGCAGCCTCCCACGGCGTCAAGAGCACCGACCGCCCGGAAGTCATCCCCCTCCCCGCCTGGCAACTCCTGGCCGAGCTGGCGTAA
- the trpC gene encoding indole-3-glycerol phosphate synthase TrpC has product MDKLDEIMAWKRQEVAQRTRPVTTAELERLGRLQRSGKSFLEALRRPHGLSIISEIKRRSPSAGSIREQVDAVEQGRLYYNAGTDAISVLTDEKFFQGHIKDLWEVNDLLSGRPDTPPTLRKDFFVDPIQIVEAAEAGASAILIIVRALSDDEMRRLYDAATTAGLDSLFEIHSEPELERALRMSPKIVGVNNRDLGRFVTDLAFSELLIPQIPADIVRISESGIWTREDAERARATGADAVLVGEALMKADDAEAFIEDIHSVD; this is encoded by the coding sequence ATGGACAAACTAGATGAAATCATGGCGTGGAAGCGCCAGGAAGTAGCCCAACGCACCCGCCCCGTCACCACGGCGGAGCTGGAACGCCTCGGGCGCCTGCAACGCAGCGGCAAAAGCTTCCTCGAAGCCCTGCGCCGCCCCCACGGCCTCTCCATTATCAGCGAGATCAAGCGCCGCTCGCCCTCCGCCGGCAGCATCCGCGAGCAAGTCGATGCCGTCGAGCAAGGCCGCCTCTATTACAACGCCGGCACCGACGCCATCTCCGTCTTGACCGACGAGAAGTTCTTCCAGGGCCACATCAAGGACCTCTGGGAAGTCAATGACCTGCTCTCCGGCCGGCCCGACACCCCGCCCACCCTGCGCAAGGACTTCTTTGTCGACCCCATCCAGATCGTCGAAGCCGCCGAAGCCGGCGCCAGCGCCATCCTCATCATCGTCCGCGCGCTCAGCGACGACGAGATGCGCCGCCTCTACGACGCCGCCACCACGGCAGGGCTCGACAGCCTCTTCGAGATCCACAGCGAGCCGGAGCTGGAGCGTGCGCTGCGCATGAGCCCCAAAATCGTCGGCGTCAACAACCGCGACCTCGGCCGTTTTGTGACCGACCTCGCCTTTTCCGAGCTACTGATCCCCCAGATCCCTGCCGACATCGTGCGCATCAGCGAGAGCGGCATCTGGACGCGCGAAGACGCCGAACGCGCCCGCGCCACCGGGGCCGACGCCGTGCTCGTCGGTGAAGCACTGATGAAAGCCGATGACGCGGAAGCCTTTATTGAGGATATTCATAGCGTGGACTAA
- a CDS encoding MazG family protein, with translation MSRLRAPDGCPWDREQTHQSLTTPLIEECAELLETIDKLDMPHMREELGDVLLQVVFHAQLAKEVGHFDFEDVAREINDKLIRRHPHVFGDVEAKDSATVVKNWEEIKAEEKKDQPEAPTVFKSLPPRLPALQWAAKIRKQMNKRGLDAGPWVSEPADELPNNRLSEESAGKLLFTLVSACWEHGIDPESALRRYGQQIIDHHEHATAARTKTL, from the coding sequence ATGTCTCGCTTGCGTGCTCCCGACGGTTGCCCGTGGGATCGCGAACAAACGCATCAATCGTTGACCACCCCTCTGATCGAGGAGTGCGCGGAGCTGTTGGAAACGATCGACAAGCTCGACATGCCGCATATGCGCGAGGAGTTGGGCGACGTGCTGCTGCAGGTCGTCTTTCACGCTCAACTGGCAAAGGAGGTCGGGCATTTCGATTTCGAAGATGTGGCTCGCGAGATCAACGACAAGTTGATTCGCCGTCACCCGCACGTCTTCGGCGACGTGGAGGCCAAAGATTCGGCCACCGTGGTCAAAAATTGGGAGGAAATCAAAGCGGAAGAAAAAAAAGACCAGCCGGAGGCGCCAACTGTCTTCAAATCGTTGCCGCCACGCCTGCCTGCGTTGCAGTGGGCGGCAAAAATCCGCAAGCAGATGAACAAGCGAGGCTTGGATGCCGGACCATGGGTGTCCGAGCCTGCAGATGAATTGCCAAATAACCGCCTGAGCGAAGAATCGGCGGGGAAGCTGCTTTTCACCCTCGTGTCTGCCTGTTGGGAACATGGAATCGACCCTGAGTCGGCCTTGCGCCGCTATGGGCAGCAAATCATCGACCATCACGAACATGCCACCGCTGCCCGAACCAAGACTCTGTGA
- a CDS encoding SprT family zinc-dependent metalloprotease → MRYLRVTVNEANEVTLKVPYRVSEAIATEYLKQQGDWLLRVLERLPRRWSLQEYLRNKRWISAMGEHFQLNISEYAGRTRVQLDRVDKSATLWLDRRLPIEDGLREGLWAAAKLVLPSRVRELARVQGLPVARISVRDQRTRWGSCSESGNISLNWRLVLLEPSLHDHVIWHELAHLRHMNHSKAYWSFLEKLDPQAQQHDVELTRVSSVMMRLGRQACRPFEKPPLLGRD, encoded by the coding sequence ATGCGCTACCTGCGCGTGACGGTCAATGAGGCCAACGAGGTAACGCTGAAGGTGCCTTACCGCGTTTCCGAAGCCATCGCTACCGAATACCTCAAGCAGCAGGGCGACTGGCTCTTGCGGGTGCTGGAGCGCCTGCCCCGCCGCTGGAGCCTGCAGGAGTATCTGCGCAACAAGCGCTGGATCTCGGCCATGGGCGAGCACTTCCAGCTCAACATTTCCGAATATGCCGGGCGCACGCGCGTGCAGCTCGACCGGGTGGACAAAAGCGCCACCCTCTGGCTCGACCGTCGCCTGCCGATCGAAGACGGCCTGCGCGAGGGGTTGTGGGCGGCGGCCAAGCTCGTCCTGCCCTCCCGCGTGCGCGAGCTGGCGCGGGTGCAGGGCCTGCCGGTGGCCCGGATCAGCGTGCGCGACCAGCGGACCCGTTGGGGCTCGTGCAGCGAGTCGGGCAATATTTCCCTCAACTGGCGCCTCGTGCTGCTGGAGCCGAGCCTGCACGACCACGTGATCTGGCACGAGCTGGCCCACCTGCGCCACATGAACCACAGCAAGGCCTACTGGAGCTTTCTCGAAAAACTGGATCCGCAGGCCCAGCAACATGATGTGGAGCTGACCCGCGTGAGCAGTGTGATGATGCGACTGGGTCGTCAGGCTTGCCGACCGTTCGAGAAGCCGCCACTCTTGGGGCGTGACTGA
- a CDS encoding histone deacetylase, giving the protein MTEVKPSGVAVVYSPEFALHDTGPGCPEGNWRAEAVAAALQASPFAPALSWREPRPVEIPWLERVHEPSYRQYIEELCLSGQRELGDDETMLCERTYDIALLSAGSAVRAVDAVLQEGYRAAFSCARPPGHHALHAQGMGFCLFNNVAIAAEYACGHYGIERVAIIDWDVHHGNGTQEIFYDRSHVLFCSIQQRDWWPFTGEPEEDGRDAGKGLTVNVTAPPGAVGDDYVRYFEQVFGPAIATFEPQLIFLSAGFDAHRLDPLGEITLRAEDYARLTQLVGNWADKWAQGRLISVLEGGYDRQGLVTSATAHVEALVAHARRG; this is encoded by the coding sequence GTGACTGAGGTAAAACCGTCCGGCGTAGCCGTCGTCTATAGTCCCGAATTCGCCCTCCACGACACCGGTCCAGGTTGCCCGGAGGGTAACTGGCGGGCCGAAGCGGTGGCGGCAGCCCTGCAGGCATCCCCTTTTGCCCCCGCGCTGAGTTGGCGCGAGCCCCGGCCGGTGGAGATCCCTTGGCTGGAGCGCGTGCATGAGCCCTCTTACCGGCAATACATCGAAGAGCTGTGCCTGAGTGGTCAGCGTGAGCTGGGGGACGACGAGACGATGCTCTGCGAGCGCACTTACGACATCGCGCTGCTCTCCGCCGGGTCTGCCGTCCGGGCGGTCGATGCCGTTTTGCAGGAAGGCTATCGGGCTGCCTTCAGCTGCGCCCGCCCGCCAGGCCACCACGCCTTGCACGCCCAGGGCATGGGTTTTTGCCTGTTCAACAACGTGGCGATCGCGGCAGAGTATGCCTGCGGGCACTATGGGATCGAGCGCGTGGCGATCATCGATTGGGACGTGCACCACGGGAATGGCACGCAGGAGATCTTTTATGACCGTTCGCACGTGCTCTTTTGCAGCATCCAGCAGCGCGACTGGTGGCCCTTTACGGGTGAGCCGGAGGAGGATGGGCGCGACGCGGGCAAGGGCCTGACCGTCAACGTGACCGCGCCGCCCGGCGCGGTGGGCGACGACTATGTGCGCTATTTCGAGCAGGTCTTCGGCCCCGCCATTGCGACTTTCGAGCCGCAACTGATCTTCCTCTCGGCTGGTTTCGATGCCCACCGGCTCGATCCCTTGGGCGAGATTACATTGCGCGCGGAAGACTATGCCCGGTTGACCCAGTTGGTGGGTAACTGGGCCGACAAGTGGGCCCAAGGGCGCCTGATTTCGGTGCTCGAAGGCGGTTACGATCGCCAGGGCCTCGTGACTTCCGCCACCGCGCACGTCGAGGCGCTGGTCGCTCACGCCCGGCGGGGATAG
- a CDS encoding type II secretion system protein: MLARPALKRRSGFSLVELVTVIAVIGILIALIVPAVGGIQDGARKTQAANKLRQIAQSYQAYLQQTGGQKPILASDAYDFAAKLAETAELNVPDVWIVDEDPLVVAASGTRPAVVALPPSGEATTWMPAAEFEAYPLSFAVATRLNPAAPAATTPLAWTRGLATDGTWNAADATAHPGVYGEEGGHVVFLDGHVKFYPSLAEDGGQLQHYTTKARTANIQEAISPGAQAVDMGGSAY; this comes from the coding sequence ATGCTCGCTCGCCCTGCACTCAAGCGTCGCTCCGGTTTCTCCCTGGTCGAATTGGTGACCGTGATTGCCGTCATCGGCATCCTGATCGCGCTGATTGTGCCCGCCGTGGGCGGCATCCAGGACGGCGCGCGCAAAACCCAGGCCGCCAACAAGCTGCGCCAGATCGCCCAGAGCTACCAGGCCTACCTGCAACAGACGGGCGGGCAAAAACCCATTCTGGCCAGCGACGCCTACGACTTTGCCGCCAAGCTGGCCGAAACGGCCGAGCTGAACGTGCCGGATGTGTGGATCGTGGACGAAGACCCGCTCGTGGTCGCCGCCAGCGGCACCCGCCCGGCCGTCGTCGCCCTGCCCCCCAGCGGCGAAGCCACCACCTGGATGCCCGCCGCCGAGTTTGAAGCCTACCCGCTCAGCTTCGCCGTCGCCACCCGCCTCAACCCTGCCGCGCCCGCCGCCACCACCCCCTTGGCCTGGACCCGCGGCCTCGCGACCGACGGCACCTGGAACGCCGCCGATGCCACCGCCCACCCCGGGGTCTACGGCGAAGAAGGCGGCCATGTCGTGTTCCTCGACGGGCACGTGAAATTTTATCCGAGCCTCGCCGAAGACGGCGGCCAACTGCAGCACTACACCACCAAAGCCCGCACCGCGAATATCCAGGAGGCCATCAGCCCTGGAGCCCAAGCGGTCGACATGGGTGGAAGCGCCTACTAA
- the glyA gene encoding serine hydroxymethyltransferase, with protein sequence MPTATETSLNLNATPLRDLDPEIFEAIENEKNRQQNHLELIASENFTYPAVIEATGSVLTNKYAEGYPGKRYYGGCEYVDVAEQLAIDRAKELFGAEYANVQPHAGSQANFGVYTAVLNPGDKILTMNLSDGGHLTHGNPVNFSGKLYEVVHYGVSPETGRIDYEELARQAEKEKPKMITVGASAYPRVIDFERMGEIARSVGAYILADIAHIAGLVATGEHPSPVPHCDFVTTTTHKTLRGPRGGLILAKGQYEKQLNSAVFPGGQGGPLMHVIAAKAICFREAAKPEFKLYQQQVKRNIAALGEFLMSKGYKLSSDGTDNHLVLIDLRKSHPDLSGKQAQIALDKAHITTNRNSVPGETRSPFQTSGVRIGSPACTSRGMKEDDFREIGRAIDIVLNAPDDEKAIKEARDIALALCARYPLPY encoded by the coding sequence ATGCCGACTGCGACCGAAACGTCCCTCAACCTGAACGCCACGCCTTTGCGTGACCTCGATCCCGAGATCTTTGAGGCGATCGAGAACGAAAAGAACCGGCAGCAAAATCACCTGGAGCTGATCGCTTCGGAGAACTTCACCTACCCGGCGGTGATCGAAGCCACCGGCAGCGTGCTGACCAACAAGTACGCCGAAGGTTACCCGGGCAAGCGCTACTACGGTGGTTGCGAATACGTGGACGTGGCCGAGCAGCTCGCCATCGACCGGGCCAAGGAACTCTTTGGCGCCGAATACGCCAACGTGCAGCCCCACGCGGGCAGCCAGGCCAACTTCGGGGTCTACACCGCCGTGCTCAACCCAGGCGACAAGATCCTGACGATGAACCTTTCCGACGGTGGTCACCTGACCCACGGCAACCCCGTCAACTTCTCCGGCAAGCTCTACGAAGTCGTCCACTACGGCGTGAGCCCCGAGACGGGCCGCATCGACTACGAAGAACTCGCCCGCCAGGCCGAGAAGGAGAAGCCCAAGATGATCACCGTCGGCGCCAGCGCCTACCCCCGCGTGATCGACTTCGAGCGCATGGGCGAGATCGCCCGCAGCGTCGGCGCCTACATCCTGGCCGACATCGCGCACATCGCCGGTCTCGTCGCCACCGGTGAGCACCCGAGCCCTGTGCCGCACTGCGACTTTGTCACCACCACCACGCACAAGACCCTGCGCGGCCCTCGTGGCGGCCTCATCCTCGCCAAGGGCCAGTACGAGAAGCAGCTCAACAGTGCCGTGTTCCCCGGTGGCCAAGGTGGCCCGCTCATGCACGTGATCGCCGCCAAGGCCATCTGCTTCCGCGAAGCCGCCAAGCCGGAGTTCAAGCTCTACCAGCAGCAGGTGAAGCGCAACATCGCCGCCCTCGGCGAGTTCCTGATGAGCAAGGGCTACAAGCTCAGCAGCGACGGCACCGACAACCACCTCGTGTTGATCGACCTGCGCAAGAGCCACCCCGACCTCAGCGGCAAGCAGGCCCAGATCGCCCTCGACAAGGCTCACATCACCACCAACCGCAACTCCGTGCCCGGCGAGACCCGCAGCCCGTTCCAGACGAGCGGCGTGCGCATCGGCTCCCCCGCCTGCACGAGCCGCGGCATGAAGGAAGACGACTTCCGCGAGATCGGCCGCGCCATCGACATCGTGCTCAACGCGCCCGACGACGAAAAGGCGATCAAGGAGGCCCGCGACATCGCCCTCGCCCTCTGCGCCCGTTATCCGCTGCCCTACTAA
- the araD gene encoding L-ribulose-5-phosphate 4-epimerase AraD: MDPRFKDIREECCVANKQLVKSGLVDLTFGNVSVLDRDAGVFAIKPSGVAYDVLQPEQIVLVDLDGKIVEGDLRPSSDTPTHRCLFRAFGNIRSVVHTHSRYAVSFAQARTPIPCYGTTHADHFYGPVPVTRMLTPGEVEAGYEWETGAVITETFKGLDPDAIPAVLVAQHGPFTWGPSGAKAVENAIALEVVAQMAFQAIQIAPAVAPLPAHVLDKHYLRKHGPGAYYGQK, from the coding sequence ATGGACCCACGCTTCAAGGACATCCGCGAAGAGTGCTGTGTGGCCAACAAGCAGTTGGTCAAGTCCGGCCTCGTCGACCTGACCTTCGGCAACGTGAGCGTGCTCGACCGGGACGCCGGCGTGTTTGCGATCAAGCCCAGCGGCGTCGCCTACGACGTGCTCCAGCCCGAGCAGATCGTGCTCGTCGACCTCGACGGCAAGATTGTAGAGGGCGACCTGCGCCCGTCTTCGGACACACCCACGCACCGCTGCCTCTTCCGCGCCTTCGGCAACATCCGCTCCGTCGTGCACACGCACTCGCGCTACGCGGTGTCGTTTGCCCAGGCGCGCACGCCCATCCCCTGCTACGGGACGACCCATGCCGACCACTTCTACGGTCCGGTGCCTGTCACGCGCATGCTGACGCCCGGCGAAGTCGAAGCCGGCTATGAGTGGGAGACCGGCGCGGTGATCACCGAGACCTTCAAGGGCCTCGACCCCGACGCCATCCCCGCCGTGCTCGTGGCCCAACACGGCCCGTTCACCTGGGGCCCCTCCGGCGCCAAGGCAGTCGAAAACGCCATCGCCCTCGAGGTGGTCGCGCAAATGGCCTTCCAGGCCATCCAGATTGCCCCCGCCGTCGCCCCCCTGCCCGCACACGTGCTCGACAAGCACTACCTGCGCAAGCACGGCCCCGGCGCCTACTACGGCCAGAAGTAA
- the araA gene encoding L-arabinose isomerase encodes MKLAPKALEFWFVTGSQHLYGPEALRQVSNHSQQIVEALNAGGKLPTNLTFKALLVTPDSIRDLVREANANPQCAGLVAWMHTFSPAKMWIGGLTHLQKPMLHLHTQFNRDLPWDTIDMDFMNLNQAAHGDREFGFMNARLRRPHSVVAGFWGEEETQVRMAEWMRAAGAWQEWQGAKFCRFGDNMRQVAVTDGDKVAAEARFGFTVDGYGIGDLVDVVNQIADSEVDRLCAEYEELYNVVPALRKGGDRHQSLRTEARVEAGLRQFMQAGNYSGFTTTFEDLHGLSQLPGMAPQRLMGDGYGFAGEGDWKTAALVRAMKVMAHGLPEGASFMEDYTYHMEPGNEMVLGSHMLEICPSIASGKPNIEIHPLGIGGKDDPVRMVFNSPAGRGLNASIVDVGNRFRLIVNAVDAIEPPADLPKLPVARAVWKPLPDFRTGLEGWIIAGGAHHTGYTCAYSPKVLEHFAEMAGIEYLLIGEDTKLDAFRDKVRWNDLYYTLASRQGH; translated from the coding sequence ATGAAATTAGCTCCCAAAGCCCTGGAATTCTGGTTCGTTACCGGAAGCCAACACCTTTACGGCCCCGAAGCCCTGCGTCAGGTCTCGAACCACTCGCAGCAAATCGTCGAGGCCCTCAACGCGGGCGGCAAGCTGCCCACCAACCTCACCTTCAAGGCCCTGCTCGTCACGCCGGATTCGATCCGCGACCTCGTGCGCGAAGCCAACGCCAACCCGCAGTGCGCCGGCCTCGTGGCCTGGATGCACACCTTCTCGCCCGCCAAGATGTGGATCGGCGGCCTCACCCACCTGCAAAAGCCGATGCTGCACCTCCACACGCAGTTCAATCGCGACCTGCCGTGGGACACCATCGACATGGACTTCATGAACCTGAACCAGGCCGCCCACGGCGACCGCGAGTTTGGCTTCATGAACGCCCGCCTGCGCCGCCCGCACTCCGTCGTGGCCGGCTTCTGGGGTGAAGAAGAGACCCAGGTGCGCATGGCCGAGTGGATGCGCGCCGCCGGTGCGTGGCAAGAGTGGCAAGGTGCCAAGTTCTGCCGCTTTGGAGACAACATGCGCCAGGTGGCCGTGACCGATGGTGACAAGGTGGCCGCCGAAGCCCGCTTCGGCTTCACCGTCGACGGCTATGGCATCGGCGACCTCGTCGACGTGGTCAACCAGATCGCGGACTCCGAAGTCGACCGCCTCTGCGCCGAGTACGAAGAGCTTTACAACGTGGTGCCCGCGCTGCGCAAGGGTGGCGACCGCCACCAGTCGCTGCGCACCGAAGCCCGCGTCGAAGCCGGCCTGCGCCAGTTCATGCAAGCCGGCAACTACAGCGGCTTCACCACCACCTTCGAAGACCTGCATGGCCTCAGCCAGCTGCCCGGCATGGCCCCGCAGCGCCTGATGGGTGACGGCTACGGCTTTGCCGGCGAAGGCGACTGGAAGACGGCCGCCCTCGTCCGCGCGATGAAGGTGATGGCGCACGGCCTGCCCGAAGGCGCTTCCTTCATGGAAGACTACACCTACCACATGGAGCCGGGCAACGAGATGGTCCTTGGCTCGCACATGCTGGAGATCTGCCCCTCCATCGCATCCGGCAAGCCCAACATCGAGATCCACCCGCTCGGCATCGGCGGCAAGGACGACCCGGTACGCATGGTCTTCAACTCCCCCGCCGGCCGTGGCCTCAACGCCTCGATCGTCGATGTGGGTAACCGCTTCCGCCTCATCGTGAACGCGGTCGACGCCATCGAGCCGCCCGCCGACCTGCCCAAGCTGCCCGTGGCCCGTGCCGTGTGGAAGCCCCTGCCCGACTTCCGCACCGGCCTCGAAGGCTGGATCATCGCTGGCGGCGCCCACCACACCGGCTACACCTGCGCATACTCGCCCAAGGTACTCGAACACTTCGCAGAAATGGCCGGGATCGAATACCTGCTCATCGGCGAAGACACCAAGCTCGACGCCTTCCGCGACAAGGTGCGCTGGAACGACCTCTACTACACCCTCGCCTCCCGCCAAGGGCACTAA
- a CDS encoding ribulokinase — translation MSVTLGLDYGTNSVRALLVRCQDGKELGSGVVTYPSGEAGVLLDRKNSHLARQHPGDYLEAMKQAVSLAIAEAKQTDASFSPDQVIGLGVDTTGSSPIPVNARNEALGMLPEFKDNLAAQCWLWKDHTSHEEAVTITRLARENRPQYVAKCGNTYSSEWFWSKIWKCSKVAPDVFKAAYSWVELSDWVPAVLAGASRPEDIKRGVCAAGHKAFYSDEWGGLPDKEFLSLLDPALADLRDRLYDKAYDASVTAGTLCDEWAQTLGLPAGIPIAIGEMDVHYGAIGCGIEEGTLVKVIGTSTCDCVVVPADKHTDDIPGICGIVRGSILPGFDAIEAGQSAVGDIFKWWVEGVCGESPDAHARLTKEAAALKPGESGLLALDWNNGNRTVLVDQRLTGLLLGQTLATTSAEIYRALIEATAFGARAILERIESYGVKVDRIICAGGIAEKNAMLMQIYADVTGREMLVARSSQACALGSAVAAAVMAGPEKGGHASFTAAQKAMTGIKEGVSYQRNAESGKVYDQLYALYQQVHDQFGGVGNAPLGHVMKDLLNLKEQQSR, via the coding sequence ATGAGCGTTACCCTCGGTCTTGATTACGGGACCAACTCGGTGCGTGCTTTGCTGGTCCGCTGCCAGGACGGAAAAGAGTTAGGTTCTGGCGTCGTGACTTACCCCTCGGGCGAAGCGGGTGTCTTGTTGGATCGAAAGAACAGTCACCTGGCGCGTCAGCACCCGGGCGACTACCTCGAAGCCATGAAGCAGGCGGTGTCCCTCGCGATCGCGGAAGCGAAGCAGACGGACGCCTCCTTTAGCCCCGATCAGGTCATCGGCCTGGGCGTCGACACCACGGGCTCCAGCCCGATCCCCGTCAACGCGCGTAACGAAGCGCTGGGCATGCTGCCGGAATTCAAGGACAACCTCGCCGCCCAGTGCTGGCTGTGGAAGGACCATACCTCCCACGAAGAGGCCGTCACCATCACGCGCCTCGCCCGCGAAAACCGCCCGCAATACGTCGCCAAGTGCGGCAACACCTACTCCTCGGAGTGGTTCTGGAGCAAGATCTGGAAGTGCAGCAAAGTGGCGCCCGACGTCTTCAAGGCTGCCTACTCCTGGGTCGAACTCTCCGACTGGGTGCCCGCCGTGCTCGCCGGTGCCTCCCGCCCGGAAGACATCAAGCGCGGCGTCTGCGCGGCCGGTCACAAGGCCTTCTACTCCGATGAATGGGGTGGCCTGCCCGACAAGGAATTTTTGAGCCTGCTCGACCCGGCCCTCGCCGACCTGCGCGACCGCCTTTACGACAAGGCTTACGACGCCTCCGTCACCGCCGGCACGCTCTGCGACGAGTGGGCCCAGACCCTCGGCCTGCCCGCCGGCATCCCCATCGCCATCGGCGAGATGGACGTGCACTACGGCGCGATCGGCTGCGGCATCGAAGAAGGCACGCTCGTCAAGGTCATCGGCACCTCCACCTGCGACTGCGTCGTGGTCCCCGCCGACAAGCATACCGACGACATCCCGGGCATCTGCGGCATCGTGCGCGGCTCCATCCTGCCGGGCTTCGACGCCATCGAGGCCGGCCAATCGGCCGTGGGTGACATTTTCAAGTGGTGGGTCGAAGGCGTCTGTGGCGAAAGCCCCGACGCGCACGCCCGCCTGACCAAGGAAGCTGCGGCCCTCAAGCCCGGCGAAAGCGGCCTGCTCGCGCTCGACTGGAACAACGGCAACCGGACCGTACTCGTCGACCAGCGCCTGACGGGCCTGCTGCTCGGCCAGACCCTCGCCACCACCTCCGCCGAGATCTACCGTGCGCTGATCGAGGCCACCGCCTTCGGCGCCCGCGCCATCCTCGAGCGCATCGAGAGCTACGGCGTGAAGGTCGACCGAATTATCTGCGCGGGCGGCATTGCCGAAAAGAACGCCATGCTGATGCAGATCTACGCCGACGTGACCGGCCGCGAAATGCTCGTCGCCCGCTCCAGCCAGGCCTGCGCGCTCGGCTCGGCCGTGGCCGCCGCTGTGATGGCCGGCCCCGAAAAGGGTGGCCACGCCAGCTTCACCGCAGCCCAAAAGGCCATGACCGGCATCAAGGAAGGCGTGTCGTACCAGCGCAACGCCGAATCGGGCAAGGTCTACGACCAGCTTTACGCCCTCTACCAACAGGTGCACGACCAGTTCGGCGGCGTGGGCAATGCCCCGCTCGGCCACGTGATGAAAGACCTTCTCAATCTCAAGGAACAGCAAAGCCGTTAG